The segment CGACCTCGACGCCGAGGTCGGTGACGGGGCGGCCGCGGAAGGATTCGACGACGATCATCGGGAGATATCCGGCAGGAAACGTAGGCTATACCATACGGCGAACACGGCAGTGAGACAACCAGGCCATGCCACGGGGGACGGCCTTGAAATCCGTCCCCGGACGGGAAGCCGTATTTGCACAAAGTCCCGCGACCCAGTAACGTAGCGGCGGTGCCGCGGCGCGTCCGGCGCGTGGCAGCCGGATCTGATCCAAATCTATCCCTGGAGCTACCCATGCAGATTGAAAAGAACAAGGTCGTCACGTTTCATTACCGGGTCAACGAGTCGGGGCGGGAGACCCTGGAGGATTCGCATGAGGGCGATCCGCTGGTCTACCTGCACGGCTACGATTCGATGATCCCCGGGGTGGAGGAGGCCCTGGCCGGCAAACAGGCCGGCGATCACCTGGAGGTGACGGTGCCGCCGGAGAAGGGTTACGGCGCGCGCAACGACGACGCAGTGCAGCGCATCTCGAAGAGCCATGTGCTGCATGCCGCCAAGGGGACGAAATTCGAACCCGGCATGATGGTGCAGGTCAATACTCCCTACGGACCGCGCTCGGTGATCGTGCTCAAGGTCGGCCTGACCACGCTCGACGTCGACGCCAATCACCCGCTGGCCGGCCGCACGCTGCAGTTCGCGATCGACGTGGTCGACGTGCGCGATGCGACCGAGGAGGAGATCGCGCACGGGCACGCGCACGGGGTCGGCGGGCACGAACACTGAAATCAGGACTCAGGTCAAAGGACTGAGTCGGGCGCACGATCCGCGCCAGGAAGATCGGTATGCATCTCGTGACCTTCATTGAATCCGGCGCCGGGCATATCGGCGTGCTGGACCCGGGGCGCGGCGAGGTGGTGGACCTGGCGCGGGCGGCGCCGGGTTTGCCGCGTGACATGCCGGGCCTGATCGCGCTGGGTGAGGCGGGCCTGCGCGAGGTGCGGAACGCGCTTGCCTCCGGTGTCGCGCGCCTGCCGCTCGCGCGGCTGCGCCTGTGCGCGCCGCTGCGGCCGGTGCGCAATGTCTTCTGCGTGGGCAAGAACTACCGCGATCACGTCAATGAGGTGCGCGCCCAGGGCACGGCCGGCCCGGGGGCGGAGGCGGTACCCGAGGTCCCGATCTTCTTCACCAAGGCCACGTCCAGCGTGATCGGACCCGCTGAGCCGATCCCGGCCAGCCAGGATCCCACCGAGTCCGCCGACTACGAGGGCGAGCTGGCGGTGGTGATCGGGCGCGGCGGCCGCGGCATCGCGCGCGTCGCGGCGTTCGATCACGTGTACGGTTACACCATCCTCAACGACGTCACGTCACGCCGCCTGCAGAAGCGGCACCAGCAGTGGTTCCTGGGCAAGAGCCTCGATGGCTTCTGCCCGCTGGGACCGGCGCTGGTGACGCGCGATGCGATCCCGGACGCGGCCACGCTGCGCATCCTGACCCGGGTCAATGGCGAGCTGCGCCAGGAGGGCGTAGTAGCGGAAATGATCTTCGACATCCCGACCCTGGTCGCGGCGCTGTCGGCCTTCGTCACGCTGCAGCCGGGCGACATTCTCTCCACCGGGACGCCCGCCGGCGTCGGCGCCGGTTCCGCCCCGCCGCGCTTCCTGCGCCCCGGCGACCGCGTCGCCATCACCATCGAACCGATCGGGACGCTGGAGAACCCGGTGGGCTGAGCGCAATCAATCCGATCGGGGACGGATTTCAAATCCGTCCCCAAGCCAACGCATTGCACGCAGGTAAAATTCACTCTTCCCCGATTCTGGATTTGGGCCAAGGTTCTCGTAGCCCGGATAGAGGCGCATAGCGCCGGCATCCGGGAGGGACATCCCCGGATGCCGCTGCGCTTTATCCGGGCTACGAATTGCGTGGGGCAGAATGGAATTCCGTCCCCATGTTTTTATATATCGCCAACGCCTCGGCGCGGCTCGCGGCGAGGTCGACAATCGGGTGGGGGTACGTCCGGCCCAGCGTGATCCCGTGCGCGGCGAGCACGGAGGCGGGCGCGGTCCAGGGCTGGTGGAGGTAGCGCGTCTCCAGCGCGGCCAGCTCCGGCACCCAGCGTCGCACGTACTCACCCTGCGGATCGAACTTCTTCCCCTGCAACACCGGATTGAAGATGCGGAAATACGGCGCCGCGTCGACGCCACAGCCGGCGGTCCACTGCCAGCCCAGGCTGTTGTTGGCGAGGTCGGCGTCGACCAGCGTGTCCCAGAACCAGCGCGCGCCTGCACGCCAGTCCACGCGGCAGTTCTTGGTGAGCAGGGACGCCACCAGCATGCGCACGCGGTTGTGCATCCAGCCGCTGTGCCACAGCTCGCGCATGCCGGCATCGACGATCGGGATCCCGGTCTGCCCGCTTTGCCAGGCCGCGAGGCGCATCGCGTCATCGTGCCAGGGAAAGCGCTCGAAGCGCGGATCCATCGGCGCGTCGCTGGTGTGCGGGAAGTGATGCAGCACGTGACGGGCGAATTCGCGCCAGGCGAGTTCGCGCAGCCAGGTCTCGGCCCCGCGCGCATCGAGCGCGCCGGCGTCCGCGCCGCCGGCAAGCGTCCACCAGGCCTGGCGCGGACTCAGCTCGCCGAAGTGCAGGTGCGGCGACAGCCGCGAGGTGCCGGCCGAGGCGGGGACGTCGCGCGCGCGCGCATAGTCCGCCAGCGCGTCCTGCGCGAACCGGGCGAGTTGTCGTCCGGCCTGGCGCTCGCCCGGCGTCCAGTGGTTGTAGAAGCCGCGATCCCACGGGATCCGCGGCAGCAGCCCGAGCGCCTCCAGTGGCAGGCTCGGGGGCGCATCCGCGGGCAGCGGCAGCGCGTTCGGGGCAGGCAGGGGCGGTGTTGCCGCGTAACGCTCCTGCAGCCGGCGCCAGAACGGCGTGAACACCTTGAACGGAGTGCCGTCGGACTTGAGCATGTGTTCCGGCGGGAGCAGCGTCGCGCCTGCGTGCAGACGCAGTTCGACGCCCGCTGCGGCGAGCCGTTCGTTGACACGGCGGTCGCAGGCGGCGAGGGCCGGCTCGAATCGCCGCAGGGCGTGCACTGCGCCGACATTGTGCGCGGCGCACAGACGGGCGAGGATGTCGGCGCTGTCGCCGCGGGCGATGACGAGACGCGAGCCACGCTCGCGCAGGTCGGCATCGAGTGCCACGAGGCTGTGGTGCAGCCACCAGTTCGAGGCCGCGCCGGGCACCCACGGTGCCGCCGCCCGCGGGTCATGGATATACAGCGGGATCAGGGTCTCCGCCGCGCGCAGGGCCGCCATCAGCGCGGGCTGGTCGGCCAGGCGCAGGTCGTCGCGGAACCAGAGGATGGCGGTCTTCACGGGTCGGGGCGAGTTCAGATCAGCAGCATGGCGAGGCCGAGCAGCGTCGCGGCGGCGCCGAGCCCGAAGATGAGCCAGTCGCCCGCCCCGCCGCCCTGTTCGAGCACGGCGGTGTCCGGCCGCCGGGGATCATAATAGAGCGTGATCCGGCCGCCCACCGGGTAGTTGCGCCGCCAGGACGCGGCCAGCTCGGGCGAGGGCAGTGCTCCGGGCGGGAGTTCCAGGAGGTGGCGATAGGTTTTCCCGTCCACTCGGTAACTGAATACAATATGCGGCAGCAGGTCGTCTTCGCCGCCGCTGGCTTCCGCGGTTTCGACGACGCCTTCCGCGGCCGGCCAGTCGCGCATGGCGCGCGCGCGGACGATCAGGCGCCAGCCCCAGCCGGCGGTGACGAGGCCGCCGACGATGAAGAGACCGATGATGAGCGCGTAGGCGTTGAACATGATGTCCTCCGGGGCGACTCTAGCACAACTGCACCGCCGATCGTTACGGGCGCGCGGACAGGACGGGATGACGGATGAAGCGGGAAGACGACGAGAACGGTAACGCGGGGCGCCCGAACAAATCGCAATTGAAACGCGAGACCGATTCCCTGCGCGCGCTGGCGCAGCGGCTCATCGCGCTTCCGGCGGCGCGACTGGGAAAGCTGCCGCTCGATGACGAGCTGCGCACGGAGTTGCTGGCGGCGCAGGGCTTCGAGCGCGGCGCGCTCGCGCGTCAGCTTCGCTACCTGACCGGACTGCTGCGCGCGGCGGACGCCGCGCAGATCACGCGCGAGCTGGACCGGGTCGATCAGCCGCGGCGCGACGAGGCGCGCGCGTTCCAGCAGGTGGAGCAGTGGCGCGATGCGCTGGTCGCGGGGGATGCCGCCGTGCTGGACGAGCTGGGCGCGCGGTTTCCGGAGATCGAACTCGACCCGCTGAGGCGGCTCGCGGCCGCCGCGCGCGAGGAGCGCGCGCTCGGCAAGCCGTCCCGCTCGGGGCGGCAACTGTTCCGGTATCTGGCCGGACTGCTCGAGGCCTCATGAATCCGGTCGAGCTGATCGGCACCCTGGCCGGCGTCCTGACGACGATCGCCTTCGTGCCGCAGGTGCTGAAGATCTGGCGTTCCGGCACGGCGGAGGATATTTCACTGCTGACCTTCTCGCTCTACAGCGCCGGCCTGCTGCTGTGGACGCTGTACGGCATCGCGCTGGGTTCGTCGCCACTGATGGCGGCGAACGGCATCACCTTTCTGCTGACACTCTCGGTGCTGTTGCTGAAGCTGCGCCATATGCGCAGGAAGCGCCGCACGCTGGCGGCGGCGGGGGAACGGGCGTTATGAATCCGGTGAGGCGTGAGGCGTGAGGTGTAAGGAGTGATGGGTGATGGGTAATGGGTGATTAAACCCGGTCATCACCCATCACCCGTTATCCATTACTATTCTTTGCTGATCTTCGCCTCTTCGACGATGACCGGGTAGGTGTAGCCGGCGCCGAAGTCGCGGTCGATGACCAGGGTGCCGGTGACCGTTACCTCGTCGCCGATCTCGGCGGTGTCCTGGCTGGTGACGGTGAGGTCGTTGCTGCCGTCCGCGCCGGTGCCGTCCTGGATGTGCAGGAAGTTCTTGTTCATGATCCCGTTGTTGACCTTGACGACCTTGCCGTGCACGGCGACCTGCTGGCCGCTGAGGGCGGTCTTCTGCTGATACACCTGCTCCACCGTCTTGCGGTCGCCGGCCGCCTGCGCCGTGGTCAGGGCGAACAGGGCGAGGGCGGTGCACAGGGTCGTGATCATTCGTTGCATGTCGGGCCTCCTGGTTGGGTACATCCTTGTATCACAGTCGGGCGCGGGCGGACAACCGCGGGGCGTCGTCCCCGTGCTATGCTGGCGGGCAGGCGCGCCGTGCGCGCCGCGACGCACAGATGAGCCATGAACTGACGGAGAAACGGCGATGACGATCTCGATGTACCAGGCCTGCGTTCCCCCGCTGACACGCGTACTGACCAACCTCACCGGTATCCTGGAGAAGGCCGCCGCGCACTGCGAGGCGAAGAAGATCGACCCCGCCGTGCTGATCGGCAGCCGGCTCTATCCCGACATGTTCCCCTTTGCGCGCCAGGTGCAGATCGCGACCGACAACGCCAAGGGCAGCGCCGCGCGCCTCGCCGGCATGGACCCGCCGCGCTATGAGGACACCGAGGCCACCTTCCCCGAACTGATCGCGCGCGTGCGCAAGACCGTGGACTTCCTCGCTACCTTCAGGCCCGAACAGATCGACGGCTCGGAAGAGCGTACCATCACGCTCACCATGCGCCACGGTACGCTGACCTTCCCCGGCCAGACCTATCTGCTCACCTACGCGCTGCCAAACGTCTATTTCCACGTCACCACCGCCTACGCGATCCTGCGCCACAACGGCGTCGAGGTCGGGAAGCAGGATTTCCTCGGGAAATTCTGAGGCGGCCCGGGCGTGCGCGCGTGAACTCGGGCGGTGTGTCCGTGTCTGTCGGGCGCCAGGAGGGGAATATGCTGAGAGGCGGTTGTCTGTGCGGGGGAATCCGCTACGAGATCATCGGCCCGGTGGGAACGGCGCTGTATTGTCATTGCTCGATGTGCCGTAAATTTCACGGCACGGCCTTCCGGGCGAGACTCTCCGTCCCCAGATCTTCGTTGCGTTTTATACAGGGAGAGGAGTTATTGACCAGCTATCGCTCCTCCGCGGATACGATCAAGAGGTTCTGCCGGGTATGCGGCTCGGCGATGGTGAATTCCTGGGACCCTGAGCCGGACAACTACGGACTGGCGATGGGGTCGCTGGACGATGATCCCGGAGTGCGTCCGCTGTGCCACATCTTCGTGGACTCGAAGGCGCCATGGTACGAAATCACGGACAACTTGCCGCAGCATCGGAAGTTTCCGGGGTCCTGAAACCGCGTATCCAGGGTCCTCTCTCCGGGCGCTCAGCGGGCGTAGCCCGGATGGAATGAAATGGATCCAGGGTATTGTGAGAATGAACAGAGGTATTCTCGTTAAGGTGATGAGTGGAAAAACGCATGATCCCCGGATTCCGCTGCGCTTCATCCGGGCTACGATGAAAAGGCTTTCAGACTCACCATGAGCGACTCCAGTTCGATCAAGCTGACCTATTTCTCCGACCTGCTGTGTATCTGGGCCTATGTGTCGCAGATACGCGTGGATGAGCTGCGGGCCAATTTCGGCGCGCGCATCGGGTTCGAATACCGCTTCATCCCGGTATTCGGCGCCGTCGCGCACCGGATCGAGACGGGCTGGGCCGCGCGCGGCGGGATGGAGGCGTACGCGGCGCATGTGCACGAGACGGCGAGCCGCTTCCCGCATGTCGAGGTGCATCCGCGCCTGTGGCTGGACGATGCCCCCGTCTCGTCGGCGAGTCCGCACCTGTTCCTGAAGGCGATTCAGCATCTGATCGGTAACGGTATCCTCCCGGCGCGCGGCGCGGGCGAGGCGCCGGGCCGGGACGTGTTCGAGGAACTGATGTGGCGCCTGCGCCTGGCCTTTTTCCGCGACGCGCGCAACATCGCGCGGCAGGACGTCCAGTTCGAACTGGCCGCCGGGCTGGGCCTGCCGCTGGCGCCGATCCGGTCGGTGCTCGAGGACGGCACCGCGATGGCGGAGCTGTGCCGCGACCTCGAACTGTGCAAGGAGCTGTCTGTCGGCGGCAGCCCGACCTACGTGCTGAACGAGGGGCGGCAGAAGCTGTACGGCAACGTCGGTTACAAGGTCATCGCGGCCAACGTGCAGGAGATGCTGCAGCGGCCGGAGGACCAGGCGAGCTGGTGTTGAGGAGGATATCAGTGTGGACGCAGGTTTCTGGCATCGAAAATGGGAAACGAATGACATCGGCTTTCACGGCAGCGAGGCCAATCCGCATCTCGTCCGGCATTTCAGTGCACTCGCGCCGGAGCCGGGCGGCCGGATATTTCTGCCCCTGTGCGGCAAGACGCTCGACATCGCCTGGCTGCGCGCCGGCGGCTATCGCGTCGCCGGGGCCGAGCTGAGCCGGATCGCCATCGAGCAGTTGTTCACGGATCTCGGGGTGGAGCCCGAAGTCATGGAGGTTGGCGCCTTGAGCCGTTACCGCGCCGAGGGCATCGACATCTTCGTCGGTGATATCTTCCAGTTGTCAGGTCAGATGCTCGGTCCGGTTGATGCGGTGTACGACCGGGCGGCGCTGGTGGCACTGCCCGCCGGGATGCGCGGACGCTACGCGGCGCACCTGGCGCAGATCACGGCCGGGGCTCCGCAGTTGCTGGTCTGTTATGAGTACGATCAGTCCCTCGCGGAGGGGCCGCCGTTTTCGGTCAGCGACGAGGAAGTGGGCCGGCACTATCGGAACATTTATGATCTGACCCGGCTCGCCAGCGTGGAGGTCGTCGGCGGACTGAAGGGGAAATGCGCGGCGCGGGAGAACGTCTGGTTGTTGAGAGGCCAGGTCAGCGGCTGATGCCGAAGGCATTGTCCAGCGCCGCGCGCAACGTCTGCTGGTCGCGCACGCTGACCAGCACGCCGCGGCGCGCGCCGTCGGGGCCGAACAGCAGCAGGGCGCTGCCGCCGATCTGCTCGTGCTCCATGAAGGCCTGGCCCGGCGCGGTGTCGATGTCGACGGCGAGGAACTCGATCTGGCCGGCGTAGTCGGCGCGGATATCGTTCATCAGGGTCATCAGGTCCAGGCTCTGGACCGCTTCCTTGTTGTGGGTGAGCACGACCACGTTGGTGCCCTGGCCGATGCGCGAGAGGTCGTCGCTGAAGCCCCTGGGCAGCATCAGGAAGGCGATCACCAGCAGGACGGCGATGATCCCGACGGTGATCAGACGGGAACTCAGGGCGGATCCGGTTTCATGGCGCTGCATGGCGCCATCATAGCCCGTCCCGCCGCGAAAAAGAACGGGGCGTGTATGGATCGGGGAGGCGCACAGGCAGTAAGATACGCCCAGCGGTTTCGACGTGATTCGGATGATCTTGCGACGGGGGAAGGTGTGGTGAGCCAGTTCGACGATGTCAGCGTGGTGAAGAAGGCGAATGTGTATTTCGACGGCCGGTGCGTCTCGCACACGGTGCTGTTCAAGGACGGCGGCCGCAAGAGCGTCGGCGTGATCCTGCCCGGCGCGCCGCTCACCTTCAATACCGGCGCGCCCGAGGTAATGGAGCTGACCGACGGCCGCTGCCGCGTGCGCCTGCCGGGCGCGTCCGACTGGCAGACCTTCGGCGCGGGTCAGTCGTTTAAGGTGGCAGGCAACAGCCGCTTCGACATCGAGGCGCTGGAGACGCTCCACTACGTGTGCCATTTCGGCTGAGCGGGTGCACTCATGAGCGGCGGCGTACGTATCGGCGGACACGCGGGCGGCGTCATCACCCTGCCGCTGCGCATGGCGAACCGCCACGGCCTGATCAGCGGCGCGACCGGCACCGGCAAGACGGTGACGCTGCAGGTCATCGCGGAGGGCTTCGCGCGCGCGGGGGTGCCGGTATTCATGGCCGACGTAAAGGGCGACCTCTCGGGGCTCGCCGCCGCCGGCGTCCCGCACGACAGGATCTCCCGCCGCGTCGCCGATCTCGGCCTGCAGGATTACACGCAGCGCGCCTACCCGACCCTGTTCTGGGATCTGTTCGGCCAGCGCGGCCATCCGGTCCGCGCCACCGTGTCCGACATGGGGCCGCTGCTGCTGGCCAGCCTGCTCGAGCTCAACGATACCCAGACCGGCGTGCTGCACGCGGTGTTCAAGGTCGCCGACGACCAGGGCCTGCTGCTGCTCGACATGAAGGACCTGCGCGCGATGCTGACCTGGGTGGCGGAGCACGCCAAGGATCTGCAGGCGGCGTACGGCAATATGAATACGGTCAGCATCGCCGCCATCCAGCGCAGCCTGCTGGTGCTGGAGCAGCAGGGGGCGGAACAGTTCTTCGGCGAGCCGCAGATCGCCCTGGCCGACCTGATGCAGGCGGATTTCAGCGGCAACGGCGTCATCTCCGTGCTCGACGCCACCGCGCTGATGACGCGCCCGCGCCTGTATGCGATGTTCCTGCTGTGGCTGCTCGCCGAACTGTTCGAGCAGTTGCCGGAGATCGGCGACCCCGACAGGCCGCGCCTGGTGTTCTTCTTCGACGAGGCGCACCTGCTGTTCGACGACGCGCCCAAGGCGCTGGTCGACAAGATCGAGCAGGTGGTGCGCCTGATCCGCTCCAAGGGCGTCGGCGTGTATTTCGTCACCCAGAGCCCGCTCGACATCCCCGAGGACGTGCTGGGTCAACTCGGCAACCGTGTGCAGCACGCGCTGCGCGCCTTCACGCCCAAGGACCAGAAGGCGGTCAAGGCCGCGGCGCAGACCTTCCGCGCCAACGAGGGGCTCGATACCGCCAGGGTCATCACCGAACTGGGGGTGGGCGAGGCGCTGGTCTCGGTGCTGGACGCCGAGGGCCGGCCCACTCCGGTGGAGCGCGCGCTGATCTGTCCGCCGGAGTCGCGTATCGGTCCGCTGACCGACGCGGAGCGCGCCGAGCGGCTGGCGCGTTCCCCGCTCAGGGGGCGTTATGACCAGGTGCTGGACCGGGTTTCCGCCTACGAGGCGCTGAAACAGCGCGCCGACGTCGAGGCGCAGCAGGCGGCGGTCGAGCGCGCGCAGCGCGAGCAGCCGGTGCTCGCGCGGGTCCCGCGCGGGCGGCAGACGCCGGTCGAGGCCATGGCGCAGAGCGCGGCGCGCGCCATCGGCAGTTCGCTCGGGCGCCAGATCGTGCGCGGCGTACTGGGTTCGCTGCTGGGCAAGCGGCGCTAGCCATCGCCGGCGAGGGGACGGACGTGAGTCGGGGGACAGGGGGACAGGTATGGGGACAGACTTAAGTCTGTCCCCAGCCTGTTATAGAATCAGCCCCGACTATCGCAAACTGAGCGAGGCCCTCATGCTCGACCAGATCAATCCGGAAACCGTCTGCCGGATCCTGACCGGCATCCGTGAGTTCCAGGCGAAGGAAGAGGTGGTGCTGCCCGAGGTGACCGGCAGCGCCAATGACGACTGGGCGCTGCAGGTCCTGGCGGACCACGGCGACGACCTCACCTATGACGAGACCCGCTCCGCCATCGATGACCTCGAGCCGGACCAGCAGGTGGCCCTGGTCGCGCTGATGTGGCTCGGTCGCGGCGACTTCCTCGAGGCGGAATGGGAGGACGCCCTGGCGACGGCGGAGGAGAGCTGGAACCCGCGCACCGCCGAATACCTGCTCGCGACCCCGCTCGCCGCCGATTATCTGGAAGAGGGGCTTTCCCTGCTGGGCTATTCCTGCGATGAGTAAGTCAGTGGGAAAATTTGGGGTCAGAGTAAAAACTCCAGTATGTATCAGTCTTGTTCAGGGATAGCAGCCGAGTTTTTACTCTGACCCCAAATTTTCAGGGTCAAAGGGAAGGGGACGGATTTGAAATCCGTCCCCATAAATTAAGTTGACGGGAGATCGATGAAGGCAAACGAAGTGAAGCGCGGCATGGTCATCCAGGTGGAGGGCCAGAACATCCTGATCCTGCAGACGACGGTACAGACGGCCTCGTCGCGCAGCGGCAATACGCTGTACAAGGTGCGCGGGCGCAACATTGTCACGCGGCAGAAGTTCGAGCGCGGCTTCAAGGGCGACGAGCCGGTCGAGGAGGTGGAGTTCGCGCGCCGGCCGGTGCAGTTCCTGTACCGCGACGCCGACGGCTGCACCTTCATGGACAGCGAGAGCTACGAGCAGTTCACGGTGCCGGAGGAGTCGATCGAGGAAGAGCTCCAGTATATCGGCGAGGGGATCGAAGGCCTGGCCGCGCTGGTGGCGGACGACAAGGTGCTCGGCATCGAGCTGCCGCCGACCATTACGCTCGCCATCACCGAGTGCGCCCCCGGCATCAAGGGCGCCTCGGCCTCCGCCCGCACCAAGCCGGCGACGTTGAGCACCGGGCTGATCGTGCAGGTGCCGGAATACCTGGGGCCGGGCGACGTGATCAAGGTCAATACCGAGACCGGCGCCTATATGTCGCGCGCCTGACATCGCCCCGGTCCCCGCGTGATTCCCGTGACCACCGCCATGCGTGATGTCCGCTGAGCGCGGCGCCGCCTCCGACGAGGCGCTGCGCCTGCTGAACGAGGTATTCGGCCACCCGGCCTTCCGCGGCGCCCAGCGCGAGATCGTCGGGCACGTGGCGGCGGGCGGCGATGCGCTGGTGCTGATGCCGACCGGCGGCGGCAAGTCGTTGTGCTATCAGTTGCCCGCCCTGTTGCGCCGCGGCACCGCGCTGGTGGTCTCCCCGCTGATCGCGCTGATGCAGGACCAGGTGGACGCGCTGCGCCAGCTTGGCGTGCGCGCCGCGCTGATCAACTCCACCCTCGACGCCGACGCGGTGGCGGCCACCGAGCGCGCGCTGCGCAAGGGCGAGATCGACCTGCTCTATTGCGCGCCCGAGCGCCTGGTGATGCCGCGCATGCTGGGCGCCCTGGAGGACGCGGAGCTCGCGCTGTTCGCCATCGATGAGGCGCATTGCGTCTCGCAGTGGGGCCACGATTTCCGCCCCGAGTACCTCCAGCTTTCGTTGCTGCACGAGCGCTTTCCGCAGGTGCCGCGCATCGCGCTCACCGCCACCGCCGATCCGCAGACACGCGCCGAGATCATCCGCCGCCTCGCCCTCGGCGAGGCGCGCGTGTTCGTCTCCAGCTTCGACCGCCCGAACATCCGCTACACCATCGTCGACAAGCAGGATGCCCGGACGCAACTGCTGCGCTTTATCCGCGCGACGCACGCCGGCGCGGCCGGCATCGTCTATTGCCTGTCGCGCCGCAAGGTGGAGGAGACCGCCGCCTGGCTGGCGGGGCAGGGCGTGCGCGCCTTGCCATACCACGCGGGCATGACCGCCGAGGCGCGCGCGGAGCACCAGGCGCGGTTCCAGCGCGAGGAGGGCGTCGTCATGGTCGCCACCATCGCCTTCGGCATGGGCATCGACAAGCCCGACGTGCGTTTCGTCGCCCACCTCGACCTGCCCAAGAGCATCGAGGGCTATTACCAGGAGACCGGTCGCGCCGGCCGCGACGGCGCCCCCGCCGACGCCTGGATGACCTATGGCCTGGGTGACGTGGTGCAGCAGCGTCGCATGATCGAGCAGTCGGAGGGCAGCGAGGAATACAAGCGCGTGTCCACGAACAAGCTGGAGGCGCTGCTCGGCCTGTGCGAGACCGCCGGCTGCCGCCGCGTGCGCCTGCTCGCCTATTTCGGCGAACAGGCCGGGCCCTGCGGCAACTGCGACACCTGCCTGGAGCCGCCCGAGACCTGGGACGCCACCGAGGCGGCGCGCAAGGCGCTGTCGTGCATGTACCGCACCGGCCAGCGTTTCGGCGCCGGCCACCTGATCGACGTGTTGCGCGGCCGCGCCACCGAGCGCGTCAGCCAGTATGGACACGACGGCCTCGCGGTGTTCGGGCTCGGCGCCGAGCTGGATGAGACCGCCTGGCGCGGCGTGTTCCGCCAGTTGGTGGCGCTGGGCTATGCGCGCCCCGATCATGAGGCCTTCGGCGCCCTGCGGCTGACCGAGGCGAGCCGTCCGGTGCTGAAGGGCGAGCAGCGCATCGAACTGCGCCGCGCCATACCGCGCAAGGCGAAGCCGGCGGCGCGCCAGCGCGCGGCATGGTCCGATGCGGCATCGCCGGCGGAGACCGCGCTGCTGGAACGCCTGAAGACCTGGCGCGCCGGGCAGGCGCGCGAGCAGTCGGTGCCGGCCTATGTGATCTTCCACGACAGCACGCTCGCCGCGCTGGCCGTCGCCCGGCCGCGCGATCTGGATGCCCTGTCCGCCATCGACGGCATCGGCGCCCGCAAGCTGGAGCGTTACGGGCCGCAGTTGCTCGAGTTGTTGGGGAGCGAAGCCGGTTAAAAAATATCCAGGACAATCATTGGGTAAACAGTGGGTTTCGCGCCGGGCGGGCGACTGTTGCCACGGCCTGTCCGGGGGCGGGCGGGCCGCCGCGGGCCCGAGGCGGTGTGATGCGCTTGGCGGCCGTAACAATGTGCTTTGCTGTCCGCCGCGGGTTTCTGTATAGTAGCCCGGTCGCAGCTTATTTCTTGTGGCAGTTCGGTGTCGCCCTCCTGTA is part of the Gammaproteobacteria bacterium genome and harbors:
- the recQ gene encoding DNA helicase RecQ: MSAERGAASDEALRLLNEVFGHPAFRGAQREIVGHVAAGGDALVLMPTGGGKSLCYQLPALLRRGTALVVSPLIALMQDQVDALRQLGVRAALINSTLDADAVAATERALRKGEIDLLYCAPERLVMPRMLGALEDAELALFAIDEAHCVSQWGHDFRPEYLQLSLLHERFPQVPRIALTATADPQTRAEIIRRLALGEARVFVSSFDRPNIRYTIVDKQDARTQLLRFIRATHAGAAGIVYCLSRRKVEETAAWLAGQGVRALPYHAGMTAEARAEHQARFQREEGVVMVATIAFGMGIDKPDVRFVAHLDLPKSIEGYYQETGRAGRDGAPADAWMTYGLGDVVQQRRMIEQSEGSEEYKRVSTNKLEALLGLCETAGCRRVRLLAYFGEQAGPCGNCDTCLEPPETWDATEAARKALSCMYRTGQRFGAGHLIDVLRGRATERVSQYGHDGLAVFGLGAELDETAWRGVFRQLVALGYARPDHEAFGALRLTEASRPVLKGEQRIELRRAIPRKAKPAARQRAAWSDAASPAETALLERLKTWRAGQAREQSVPAYVIFHDSTLAALAVARPRDLDALSAIDGIGARKLERYGPQLLELLGSEAG
- a CDS encoding DUF853 family protein; protein product: MSGGVRIGGHAGGVITLPLRMANRHGLISGATGTGKTVTLQVIAEGFARAGVPVFMADVKGDLSGLAAAGVPHDRISRRVADLGLQDYTQRAYPTLFWDLFGQRGHPVRATVSDMGPLLLASLLELNDTQTGVLHAVFKVADDQGLLLLDMKDLRAMLTWVAEHAKDLQAAYGNMNTVSIAAIQRSLLVLEQQGAEQFFGEPQIALADLMQADFSGNGVISVLDATALMTRPRLYAMFLLWLLAELFEQLPEIGDPDRPRLVFFFDEAHLLFDDAPKALVDKIEQVVRLIRSKGVGVYFVTQSPLDIPEDVLGQLGNRVQHALRAFTPKDQKAVKAAAQTFRANEGLDTARVITELGVGEALVSVLDAEGRPTPVERALICPPESRIGPLTDAERAERLARSPLRGRYDQVLDRVSAYEALKQRADVEAQQAAVERAQREQPVLARVPRGRQTPVEAMAQSAARAIGSSLGRQIVRGVLGSLLGKRR
- a CDS encoding pyrimidine/purine nucleoside phosphorylase, with the protein product MSQFDDVSVVKKANVYFDGRCVSHTVLFKDGGRKSVGVILPGAPLTFNTGAPEVMELTDGRCRVRLPGASDWQTFGAGQSFKVAGNSRFDIEALETLHYVCHFG
- a CDS encoding DUF3775 domain-containing protein — its product is MLDQINPETVCRILTGIREFQAKEEVVLPEVTGSANDDWALQVLADHGDDLTYDETRSAIDDLEPDQQVALVALMWLGRGDFLEAEWEDALATAEESWNPRTAEYLLATPLAADYLEEGLSLLGYSCDE
- the yeiP gene encoding elongation factor P-like protein YeiP, which gives rise to MKANEVKRGMVIQVEGQNILILQTTVQTASSRSGNTLYKVRGRNIVTRQKFERGFKGDEPVEEVEFARRPVQFLYRDADGCTFMDSESYEQFTVPEESIEEELQYIGEGIEGLAALVADDKVLGIELPPTITLAITECAPGIKGASASARTKPATLSTGLIVQVPEYLGPGDVIKVNTETGAYMSRA